One Planococcus sp. MSAK28401 genomic window carries:
- a CDS encoding tyrosine-type recombinase/integrase has product MRNKQQEMKDVQPIRSLEKIEDMKWSLKKWCSERDYILFLLGINSGLRVGDLLKIKTSEIQGKKVVSLREGKTGKRRTIHLGNIYDELDAYIRTLEGAEWLFPSRKGNGPITRVQAYRQLQKAAQMVDISIGIGTHTLRKTFGYWHYKQFKDIAELQNILNHAHPQITLRYIGITDEQIESNLKAFRL; this is encoded by the coding sequence ATGAGAAATAAGCAGCAAGAGATGAAAGATGTCCAACCGATCCGGTCACTGGAAAAGATTGAGGACATGAAATGGAGCTTGAAGAAATGGTGCAGCGAACGAGATTACATCCTGTTTCTCCTGGGCATCAATTCCGGGTTGCGTGTCGGGGATCTGTTAAAGATTAAAACGAGCGAGATCCAGGGCAAAAAGGTGGTGTCGTTGCGTGAAGGGAAAACCGGAAAACGTCGGACGATCCACCTCGGCAACATTTACGACGAACTGGATGCTTATATTCGCACATTAGAAGGCGCTGAGTGGCTTTTTCCGAGTCGAAAGGGAAATGGACCCATTACGCGTGTTCAAGCGTACAGACAGCTTCAGAAGGCCGCACAGATGGTCGATATCTCGATAGGCATCGGCACGCACACCTTGCGCAAAACATTCGGCTATTGGCATTACAAGCAGTTTAAAGATATTGCCGAGCTGCAGAATATCTTGAACCATGCGCATCCGCAGATTACCTTGCGTTACATTGGCATCACCGATGAGCAAATCGAGAGCAATTTAAAAGCGTTTCGCCTGTAA